A part of Gemmatimonas groenlandica genomic DNA contains:
- a CDS encoding TonB-dependent receptor domain-containing protein: MTLRSVLSLILSLCLAQATFTPAAFAQSPANGVTLFGKVQDAQTKAALPFLTLQMQTEKDSAFVSGRLTNEQGAFTFTGLKKGTYVLVVRSIGYQPIRQRVLIGELSAFLDLGAILMVKEVRVLGDVKVTANADAVAGTMDKKTFTVSDNISQSGGSVLQAMSTLPGVTVAQDGKVQVRGSDKVVVLIDGKQTALTGFGSQNGLDNLPASALERIEIINNPSAKFDANASAGIINLIFKKQEQEGFNGKIGVMGGAGALWVKKENLPTIRPQYQGTPKFNPSVAVNYRKGATNSFLQADWLYSPTLNKNEFSTRTYDDGTVIIQQIKRNRRTDYATLNGGVDHTFDERNTFSVSGLFNREKILDNGDNPYFSGTLQNRYRLWQFLEDEVKYTAFGSAVLTHKFQEPGHSLVFTSNYSFHREDEKYFFTNTVPSFVGTDAFKLLSDEHVVDFNADYTKPLKQGRVEAGFKGRYRSIPVNMQFFAGRNSPLDTGAGGWATYRETIPALYGTYVFESQRVELEGGVRFEQVQVDYDVNPDHNTYKSDGYRYFQPFPNVRAAYKFDDANKLSLFFNRRVDRPNEVDIRIFPKYDEPELIKVGNPALQPQYSTSSELGYKTSWSKGSVYASAYHRIVDGTITRIATQAPGSVLLYNVFQNGGRSRSTGTEVVWQQTISRRLSLSANANAFRRNIDAFAVVNQYPVPVLYAAERQTLTSGNGKLNATIKLPHDWQTQISQVYLAPDLLPQGRIGSRYSLDLGMKKSVQQGRGEIVVNATDLLNTMQAERTIRGTNFRLVSTDYLETQVVRVGYSWKF, from the coding sequence ATGACGCTTCGCTCGGTGCTGTCGCTCATCCTCTCGCTCTGTCTGGCGCAGGCCACATTCACGCCGGCCGCGTTCGCGCAGTCGCCTGCCAACGGCGTCACGCTCTTCGGCAAAGTTCAGGACGCCCAGACCAAGGCGGCGTTGCCGTTTCTGACGCTCCAGATGCAAACGGAGAAGGACAGCGCATTCGTGAGCGGACGGCTTACGAACGAGCAGGGCGCGTTCACGTTCACGGGGCTCAAGAAGGGCACCTACGTGCTGGTCGTTCGCTCGATTGGCTACCAGCCCATCCGTCAACGGGTGCTGATCGGTGAACTGAGCGCGTTCCTCGACCTCGGGGCCATCCTGATGGTCAAAGAGGTCCGCGTGCTCGGCGATGTCAAAGTGACCGCGAATGCCGACGCGGTGGCCGGCACCATGGACAAGAAGACGTTCACGGTCTCCGACAACATCAGTCAGTCGGGTGGTTCGGTGTTGCAGGCGATGTCCACCTTGCCGGGTGTGACGGTGGCGCAGGACGGCAAGGTGCAGGTCCGCGGCAGTGACAAGGTGGTGGTGCTGATCGACGGCAAGCAGACCGCGCTCACCGGCTTCGGATCACAGAACGGACTGGACAATCTCCCGGCGTCGGCCCTCGAGCGTATCGAGATCATCAACAACCCCTCGGCCAAGTTCGACGCGAATGCCAGCGCCGGTATCATCAACCTGATTTTCAAGAAGCAGGAGCAGGAAGGATTCAACGGCAAGATCGGCGTGATGGGCGGCGCGGGTGCGTTGTGGGTAAAGAAGGAGAACCTGCCCACCATTCGGCCGCAGTATCAGGGCACCCCGAAGTTCAATCCGTCGGTTGCCGTGAACTATCGCAAGGGCGCCACCAACAGCTTTCTGCAGGCCGATTGGCTGTACTCGCCCACGCTGAACAAGAACGAGTTCTCGACGCGCACGTACGACGACGGCACGGTGATCATTCAGCAGATCAAGCGTAACCGGCGCACCGACTATGCGACGCTCAACGGCGGAGTCGACCACACGTTCGATGAGCGCAACACGTTCAGCGTGTCCGGGCTGTTCAACCGTGAGAAGATTCTCGACAACGGCGACAATCCGTACTTCAGCGGCACGCTGCAGAATCGGTACCGGCTGTGGCAGTTCCTTGAAGACGAAGTGAAGTACACGGCGTTCGGCTCGGCGGTGCTCACGCACAAGTTTCAGGAGCCGGGACACTCACTCGTGTTCACCAGCAACTACTCGTTTCATCGGGAAGACGAGAAGTACTTCTTCACGAACACCGTACCGAGTTTCGTCGGCACGGATGCGTTCAAGTTGCTGTCGGACGAGCACGTGGTGGACTTCAACGCCGACTACACGAAGCCGCTGAAGCAGGGGCGCGTGGAGGCCGGCTTCAAGGGGCGGTACCGTTCGATCCCGGTGAACATGCAGTTCTTCGCCGGCCGGAACTCACCGCTCGACACCGGTGCCGGTGGGTGGGCCACCTATCGCGAGACGATTCCCGCACTCTACGGCACCTATGTGTTCGAGAGTCAGCGCGTTGAGCTCGAGGGTGGAGTCCGGTTCGAGCAGGTGCAGGTGGACTACGATGTGAACCCCGATCACAACACCTACAAGAGTGATGGATATCGGTACTTCCAGCCATTTCCGAATGTGCGCGCGGCCTACAAGTTCGACGACGCGAACAAGCTGTCGCTGTTCTTCAACCGGCGCGTCGATCGCCCCAACGAAGTCGACATCCGCATCTTCCCCAAGTACGACGAGCCGGAGCTGATCAAGGTCGGCAACCCCGCGTTGCAGCCGCAGTACTCCACGTCGTCCGAGCTGGGCTACAAAACCAGCTGGTCGAAGGGCAGCGTGTACGCCTCGGCGTATCATCGTATCGTTGACGGCACCATCACCCGCATCGCCACGCAGGCGCCCGGCAGCGTGCTGCTGTACAACGTCTTCCAGAATGGTGGACGCAGCCGGAGCACGGGTACGGAGGTGGTGTGGCAGCAGACGATCTCGCGGCGTCTGTCACTGAGCGCCAATGCCAACGCGTTTCGCCGAAACATCGACGCCTTCGCGGTTGTCAATCAGTATCCGGTCCCGGTATTGTATGCGGCGGAACGTCAAACGCTCACGTCGGGAAACGGCAAGCTGAACGCGACGATCAAGCTGCCGCATGATTGGCAGACGCAGATCTCCCAAGTCTATCTCGCTCCCGATCTCTTGCCGCAGGGACGCATCGGGAGCCGCTATTCGCTCGATCTCGGCATGAAGAAGAGCGTCCAGCAGGGCCGCGGCGAGATCGTGGTGAATGCGACCGACCTGTTGAACACCATGCAGGCCGAGCGCACTATCCGCGGGACGAACTTTCGCCTGGTGAGCACGGACTACCTGGAGACGCAGGTGGTCCGGGTGGGCTACAGCTGGAAGTTCTAG